A DNA window from Anastrepha ludens isolate Willacy chromosome 6, idAnaLude1.1, whole genome shotgun sequence contains the following coding sequences:
- the LOC128866441 gene encoding sialin-like: MTIEPRFSIQSNSQLRHPIFGVRYIQCLLISCGLCFSYATRVNISMAIVAMMDNKGANPDFPEYTWSEKTKSHILSSFFFGYIFTQIPAGGWARRFGGHLLLFISVSASSILGLLTPLSINVGGWPLLCVLRFCQGLFQGATYPTLATIIVNWAPTHERSVMLTYCSSGTELGIVLMLATSGILCSSSWGWPSTFYLPGALGLLWAVLWFVLGASTPNECKYISTAERVLIATSLGHNARSEECQTVRAIPWMQIMTSKPFLVLALSQCASSWCFWTLLTQMPSYIKNVLGKDIQSNAFYSALPYFSMLCLSLALCPVASYLEKSKRLNATVSRKIFNTIGLWIPAVTFVYLGFIRTDNGDLAISLLTLTVTISTVVHFGYQVNHLDLSPHFAGTLTGIANTAANVMSIMAPLIVGYIVTDAANIYQWRIIFCLAGGISFFGNLMFLIFGTAKVQPWNEEPKLEEKNKKYSVELPRVAQNYTEKSEAGITREHLA; the protein is encoded by the exons ATGACGATAGAGCCACGCTTCTCAATACAGAGTAACAGCCAACTCCGACATCCTATTTTTGGCGTACGATACATACAATGTCTGTTAATTTCATGTGGCCTATGCTTTAGCTATGCTACGCGTGTAAATATTTCCATGGCCATAGTGGCGATGATGGATAATAAAGGTGCGAATCCAGATTTTCCG GAGTACACCTGGTCGGAGAAAACGAAATCGCATATACTTAGCAGCTTCTTTTTTGGTTACATATTTACGCAGATCCCAGCTGGTGGCTGGGCACGTCGTTTCGGTGGTCATCTACTGTTGTTCATTAGTGTGTCTGCCAGCAGCATATTGGGCCTCCTCACACCACTGAGTATCAATGTAGGCGGTTGGCCATTGCTCTGCGTGTTGCGCTTTTGTCAAGGCTTATTTCAGGGCGCAACTTATCCCACGCTCGCAACAATAATAGTCAATTGGGCGCCCACACACGAACGCAGTGTAATGCTTACTTATTGCTCTTCAGGCACAGAATTGGGCATAGTGCTTATGCTGGCCACCAGCGGTATACTTTGCTCTTCCAGTTGGGGTTGGCCAAGCACATTCTATCTACCCGGTGCTTTGGGTTTACTATGGGCTGTTTTGTGGTTTGTGTTGGGTGCGAGTACGCCGAATGAATGTAAATACATCTCAACAGCTGAACGTGTACTAATCGCCACATCATTGGGTCATAATGCAAGAAGTGAAGAATGTCAAACAGTGCGTGCCATACCGTGGATGCAAATCATGACCTCAAAACCATTTCTAGTACTTGCACTTAGCCAGTGTGCGAGCAGCTGGTGCTTTTGGACGCTGCTCACACAGATGCCATCCTACATTAAAAATGTCCTGGGTAAAGATATTCAAAGCAATGCATTCTATTCGGCACTGCCCTATTTCTCTATGCTTTGCCTTTCGCTGGCACTCTGCCCTGTCGCTAGCTATTTGGAAAAGTCGAAGCGTTTGAATGCGACCGTTAGTCGTAAGATCTTCAATACAATTGGTCTATGGATACCGGCGGTTACATTTGTCTACTTAGGTTTTATACGCACCGATAACGGTGACTTGGCGATCTCGCTGCTAACGCTAACTGTAACAATAAGCACTGTTGTACATTTTGGTTATCAAGTGAATCACCTCGACTTATCCCCACACTTTGCTGGAACACTTACGGGTATCGCAAATACGGCAGCAAATGTGATGAGCATCATGGCGCCGCTCATCGTTGGTTACATCGTTACAGATGCG GCGAATATTTATCAATGGCGCATTATTTTCTGCCTAGCAGGAGGTATCAGCTTTTTTGGCAATCTAATGTTTCTGATATTCGGTACCGCTAAAGTGCAGCCGTGGAACGAAGAACCGaaattggaagaaaaaaataaaaaatatagcgtGGAGCTCCCAAGAGTTGCGCAAAATTATACGGAAAAAAGTGAAGCGGGTATTACAAGAGAACACTTAGcttag